A single Pseudochaenichthys georgianus chromosome 10, fPseGeo1.2, whole genome shotgun sequence DNA region contains:
- the LOC117453450 gene encoding uncharacterized abhydrolase domain-containing protein DDB_G0269086 produces the protein MQRQMGSLKEDMRGLREDQKPCEKTEDGERPGGPDGGTEPGGPQTKASEESTTHQPQLPMNERNVEERDTNAKSKDQELSDGGVVKDSMQTNAIPLTQQPEEDKTTTEHNDTTISQTFQSAGGGGTQEETCRDPNAGPDREKVPVPVTPGPSDPRSPAPPGQQHMRTQVSLEVVQCRSAATSPMTPPEDGQSFFFPSSFGKLGAVGAGLQVGQLVELCSVATSPMTPKTPSTTAFPELIGRETVQKDQHEKVQRESGQECFPTTLEEAESEITGALQEQRESAGLSVSQVTMEDSKQQCKQQRMGSMDQDITILVTHYGNDEGEEEEKAESSCYPIETEMVKIDEFEEERENNGDLKGQPKQMEETCVAACAVPKTDVPAEHSEVEGNKGAWGELRGETKPPVPESPAPFGRHNIRTQVSLEVVQCQSVATSPMTPPEGDQAFFFPSSLGKSEGVGTGTEEAELRQPVEYRSVATAPMTPRTPTTMSFPESRKDASVEKIVEVKVEVEVKVEVEVKEEVEVEDKKEEVVEDKKEVEVKEEVVVVVEDKVEVEVVVKEEVVEDKKEVVEVVEVEVKEEVVEDKKEDKVSAEKQAEAAEEDTKEVVVVVVVVKEEEVVVVEDKVEVEVVEDKKEDKVSAEKQVEAAEEDTKEVVVKEEVVEVEDKKEDKVSAEKQVEAAEEDTKEVVEDKEEVVEVKEEVVVVKEEVVVVVVKEEVVVVKEEVVVVEDKVEEVVKEEVVVVEDKVEEVVKEEVVVVEDKVEEVEDKKEDKVSAEKQVEAAEEDTKEVVVVKEEVVEVEDKVEVEDKVEVEVVVKEEVVVEDKVEEVVEVKEEMVEVEDKVEEVEDKKEDKVSAEKQVEAAEEDTKEEENGEEQSEEPVQEVSWDERGMTWEVYGAVVEVAVMGSAIQKHMEKQVKKQKPSMPPPPPLNPSAVPLSPESIRGGSGSGSGSGSGSGKGRAGKRGEQGGGGSRRRRNPFRQLMENMQQPHCCSRAHTAE, from the coding sequence ATGCAGAGACAAATGGGAAGTCTGAAGGAGGACATGAGAGGTCTCCGAGAGGACCAGAAGCCGTGCGAGAAGACGGAGGATGGAGAGCGTCCAGGCGGCCCAGATGGCGGCACTGAGCCTGGGGGACCTCAGACAAAAGCGAGTGAAGAGTCAACAACTCATCAGCCACAACTTCCCATGAATGAGAGAAACGTTGAGGAGAGAGACACGAATGCCAAATCCAAAGATCAGGAGCTTTCAGATGGAGGTGTTGTCAAAGACTCGATGCAGACGAACGCCATCCCTCTGACACAACAGCCTGAAGAGGATAAAACAACAACTGAACATAACGACACGACAATCTCTCAGACGTTCCAAAGTGCTGGAGGTGGGGGGACTCAGGAGGAGACATGTAGGGATCCGAACGCGGGTCCTGACAGAGAAAAGGTGCCTGTGCCAGTGACTCCGGGCCCTTCAGACCCTCgctcccccgctccccccggcCAGCAGCACATGCGCACACAGGTCAGCCTGGAGGTGGTCCAGTGCCGCTCCGCAGCCACCAGCCCCATGACCCCCCCTGAGGACGGCCAGTCCTTCTTCTTCCCCAGCTCCTTTGGGAAGCTGGGAGCTGTGGGCGCTGGGCTTCAGGTGGGGCAGCTGGTGGAGTTATGCTCTGTGGCCACATCCCCCATGACCCCAAAGACGCCCTCCACCACGGCTTTTCCAGAGCTGATCGGGAGGGAGACGGTGCAGAAAGATCAGCACGAGAAGGTGCAAAGGGAGAGTGGCCAAGAGTGCTTCCCCACGACACTGGAAGAGGCTGAGTCAGAGATAACTGGAGCTCTGCAGGAGCAGAGAGAGAGCGCCGGGCTGTCGGTTTCACAAGTAACTATGGAGGATAGTAAACAGCAGTGTAAACAGCAGCGGATGGGAAGTATGGATCAGGACATTACAATCCTGGTGACCCACTATGGCAACGATGagggggaagaggaggagaaggcCGAGTCATCTTGTTATCCCATTGAGACAGAGATGGTCAAAATAGACGAATTTGAGGAAGAGCGAGAAAACAACGGTGATTTAAAGGGTCAACCAAAGCAAATGGAAGAAACCTGCGTTGCTGCATGCGCAGTTCCAAAGACAGACGTGCCAGCTGAACATTCAGAGGTGGAGGGAAACAAAGGTGCATGGGGAGAGTTGAGAGGAGAGACAAAGCCTCCTGTCCCTGAATCTCCTGCTCCCTTCGGCCGCCACAACATCCGCACCCAGGTCAGCCTGGAGGTGGTGCAGTGCCAGTCTGTGGCCACCAGCCCCATGACCCCTCCTGAAGGGGACCAGGCCTTCTTCTTCCCTAGCTCTTTGGGGAAGAGTGAAGGTGTAGGCACCGGGACTGAAGAGGCGGAGCTCCGTCAGCCGGTGGAGTATCGCTCCGTGGCCACAGCACCTATGACCCCCAGAACACCGACCACCATGAGCTTTCCTGAGAGCAGGAAGGATGCAAGCGTTGAGAAGATAGTGGAGGTCAAAGTGGAGGTGGAGGTCAAAGTGGAGGTGGAGGTCAaagaggaggtggaggtggaggacaAAAAGGAAGAGGTGGTGGAGGACAAAAAGGAGGTGGAGGTCAAAGaggaggtggtggtggtggtggaggacaaagtggaggtggaggtggtggtCAAAGAGGAGGTGGTGGAGGACAAAAAGGAGGTGGTggaggtggtggaggtggaggtcaAAGAGGAGGTGGTGGAGGACAAAAAGGAGGATAAAGTAAGTGCAGAGAAACAGGCGGAGGCAGCTGAAGAGGACACAAaggaggtggtggtggtggtggtggtggtcaaagaggaggaggtggtggtggtggaggacaaagtggaggtggaggtggtggaGGACAAAAAGGAGGATAAAGTAAGTGCAGAGAAACAGGTGGAGGCAGCTGAAGAGGACACAAAGGAGGTGGTGGTCAAAGAggaggtggtggaggtggaggacAAAAAGGAGGATAAAGTAAGCGCAGAGAAACAGGTAGAGGCAGCTGAAGAGGACACAAAGGAGGTGGTGGAGGACAAAGAGGAGGTGGTGGAGGTCAAAGAGGAGGTGGTGGTGGTCAAAGaggaggtggtggtggtggtggtcaaagaggaggtggtggtggtcaaagaggaggtggtggtggtggaggacAAAGTGGAGGAGGTGGTCAAAGaggaggtggtggtggtggaggacAAAGTGGAGGAGGTGGTCAAAGaggaggtggtggtggtggaggacaaagtggaggaggtggaggacaaGAAGGAGGATAAAGTAAGCGCAGAGAAACAGGTGGAGGCAGCTGAAGAGGACACAAAGGAGGTGGTGGTGGTCAAAGAggaggtggtggaggtggaggacAAAGTGGAGGTGGAGGACAaagtggaggtggaggtggtggtCAAAGAGGAGGTGGTGGTGGAGGACAAAGTGGAGGAGGTGGTGGAGGTCAAAGAGGAGATGGTGGAGGTGGAGGACAAagtggaggaggtggaggacaaGAAGGAGGATAAAGTAAGCGCAGAGAAACAGGTGGAGGCAGCTGAAGAGGACACAAAGGAGGAGGAGAATGGAGAAGAGCAAAGCGAGGAGCCGGTGCAGGAGGTGAGCTGGGATGAGAGAGGGATGACGTGGGAGGTGTACGGGGCCGTGGTGGAGGTGGCTGTGATGGGATCAGCCATCCAGAAACACATGGAGAAACAGGTGAAGAAGCAGAAGCCCTCCATGCCTCCCCCTCCTCCGCTCAACCCCTCAGCAGTGCCCCTCTCTCCAGAGTCCATCCGCGGGGGATCTGGCTCGGGTTCGGGCTCAGGTTCTGGTTCGGGTAAGGGCCGGGCGGGGAAGAGGGGAGAGCAGGGTGGAGGGGGGAGCCGACGCAGAAGAAACCCCTTCCGCCAGCTGATGGAGAACATGCAGCAGCCACACTGCTGCTCCAGGGCTCACACCGCTGAGTGA